The Chloroflexota bacterium genome includes a window with the following:
- a CDS encoding recombinase family protein produces MLSPHYAQKILPEHLERQALIYVRQSTLAQVTRNIGSKARQYDLVQRALDLGWLREQIVVVDQDQGLSGASAAGRDGFQHLVAEVGLGHAGAVFSLEASRLARSCSDWYRLLEISALTNTLVVDEEGIYDPSQYNDRLLLGFKGTMSEAELHWLRSRLLGGKLKKAQQGQLRLPLPTGLVYDTTGKVIFDPDEQVQQAIQLVFDSFDELQSAMSVIRYFKTHSLLFPTRLRGGSRKDELIWKPLGQRRVLSVLHNPTYAGAYAYGRSQSRLQTLPGETRPVEKRTRHPNPDDWRILLLDVHPGYITWDQYLRNRQRLDDNRTFRSEDRRGAVREGTALLQGIVLCGRCGRRMTIRYLDNGVTPVYKCQQAYHQFAEPTCQIIRGDGVDAGVTQLFLEAMRSAQLTVSIAALEQIEVRTKQIDHQWQLRIERARYDAELAKRRFCAIDPENRLVARNLERDWNERLVEIERLEREYTSLPRPSTLVASPEERQRILALAQDLSTVWHAATTTYAERKQLLRFLIKDVTLTKQENTIHAGIRWQTGALSELDIARPKNIFEIQRTSSAAIDRIRELAPIHTDRQIATLLNQEGITTGVGQPFTGVKVRWVRHRYDIPTDCPDAPSACPSGQRGDGRYSTQAAVELLNVSDSTIGNWCKSGRLGSIQTVPGGPRWIKLTPEIIAKLRKPVRRSRLLQSPNQSADDILKRPDNLVSSQ; encoded by the coding sequence ATGCTATCCCCTCACTACGCACAAAAAATCCTACCTGAACACCTGGAACGCCAAGCCTTGATTTACGTTCGCCAGTCAACTCTGGCGCAGGTTACACGGAATATTGGCAGCAAGGCTCGCCAATATGATCTCGTTCAGCGGGCCCTCGACTTGGGTTGGTTGCGAGAGCAGATAGTGGTTGTCGATCAGGATCAGGGTCTCTCAGGAGCCTCCGCTGCTGGTCGGGATGGCTTCCAGCATCTGGTTGCTGAAGTCGGACTGGGTCATGCCGGGGCCGTTTTCAGCCTGGAAGCTTCTCGGCTGGCGCGCTCTTGTAGTGATTGGTATCGTCTCCTTGAGATTAGTGCCCTGACAAACACTCTGGTTGTTGATGAAGAAGGGATATATGATCCCAGCCAGTACAATGACCGCTTGCTGTTAGGGTTCAAGGGCACGATGAGCGAAGCGGAGCTGCATTGGTTGCGCAGTCGGCTCTTGGGTGGTAAGTTGAAAAAAGCCCAGCAAGGCCAACTGCGCTTACCCTTGCCGACCGGGCTGGTCTACGATACCACCGGCAAGGTGATCTTTGACCCTGATGAACAAGTTCAACAAGCCATACAGCTTGTTTTTGATTCATTTGATGAACTTCAGTCTGCCATGTCTGTGATCAGGTACTTCAAGACCCATAGCCTGCTCTTTCCAACGCGTCTTCGGGGAGGCAGCCGCAAGGACGAACTGATCTGGAAGCCCTTAGGTCAGCGCCGAGTTTTGAGTGTACTGCACAACCCAACTTATGCAGGTGCGTATGCCTACGGCCGATCACAGTCGCGCCTCCAGACCTTGCCGGGTGAAACCAGACCGGTTGAGAAGCGCACTCGTCACCCCAATCCGGATGACTGGCGTATCCTTCTACTGGACGTTCATCCTGGCTACATCACCTGGGACCAGTATCTACGCAATCGGCAACGTCTCGACGACAACCGCACCTTTCGAAGCGAAGATCGCCGGGGAGCCGTGCGGGAAGGAACAGCTTTGCTGCAAGGCATTGTCTTGTGTGGGCGCTGTGGCAGAAGAATGACAATCCGCTATCTTGATAACGGCGTCACTCCCGTTTACAAATGTCAGCAAGCCTATCATCAGTTTGCTGAACCAACTTGTCAAATCATCCGCGGCGATGGTGTGGATGCTGGTGTGACGCAGCTCTTCCTGGAAGCTATGCGTTCTGCCCAGTTGACCGTATCCATAGCTGCCCTAGAGCAAATCGAAGTCCGTACCAAGCAAATTGACCACCAGTGGCAACTGCGCATCGAACGTGCTCGCTATGATGCCGAACTTGCAAAAAGACGCTTTTGCGCCATTGACCCCGAGAACCGTCTCGTGGCCCGCAATCTGGAACGGGACTGGAACGAGAGACTGGTCGAGATTGAACGCCTGGAGCGCGAATATACATCCTTACCCAGACCATCAACTCTGGTCGCTAGTCCCGAAGAGCGACAGCGCATTCTTGCCCTGGCTCAGGATCTTTCAACAGTCTGGCATGCTGCTACCACAACGTATGCTGAACGCAAGCAACTTTTACGTTTCTTGATCAAAGATGTTACTCTCACAAAACAAGAAAACACCATCCACGCTGGTATCCGCTGGCAAACAGGAGCCTTATCTGAACTCGATATCGCCCGCCCGAAAAACATCTTTGAAATTCAGCGCACTTCTTCTGCCGCCATTGACCGCATTCGTGAATTGGCTCCCATCCACACTGATCGCCAGATTGCCACGCTGCTCAACCAGGAAGGTATCACCACTGGTGTCGGTCAGCCCTTCACCGGCGTAAAGGTACGTTGGGTGCGTCACCGTTATGACATTCCAACTGATTGTCCAGATGCGCCCTCTGCCTGCCCCAGTGGGCAACGAGGAGACGGACGCTATTCTACCCAGGCAGCAGTCGAGTTGTTGAACGTCAGCGATTCCACCATTGGTAATTGGTGTAAGTCCGGTCGTTTGGGCAGCATTCAAACGGTTCCTGGTGGGCCCAGATGGATCAAGTTGACGCCAGAGATCATTGCCAAATTGCGCAAGCCAGTACGACGATCTCGATTACTCCAGTCACCAAACCAATCGGCTGATGATATACTGAAGAGACCAGATAACCTGGTATCCTCTCAATAG
- a CDS encoding radical SAM protein — protein sequence MSNRRLTQILAALQAALPKLERVGAYANAKNLLGKSQAELEILVQQGLGIVYLGLESGNDEILSRIDKGATAAEMVSAVRKAKRAGLLVSIIGILGIGGPELSEHHAEQTGQIVSQMDPDYFSMLTLMLVPGTKLHSQWQSGEFQLLEPEEMLAELRQVIGHTDGLTQCVFRTNHASNYLPLKGTLPQDKKRLLQTLDASLAQGKGALRPESWRGL from the coding sequence TTGAGCAACCGCCGCCTTACGCAAATCCTCGCTGCACTCCAGGCAGCCCTTCCCAAGCTTGAACGCGTGGGGGCTTACGCCAACGCCAAAAACCTCTTAGGCAAGAGCCAGGCAGAACTTGAAATACTGGTTCAGCAGGGGTTAGGGATTGTCTATCTCGGCCTGGAGAGCGGGAACGACGAGATTTTATCGCGCATCGACAAGGGCGCAACCGCCGCTGAGATGGTCTCCGCAGTTCGTAAAGCCAAGCGCGCCGGACTTCTCGTTTCGATCATCGGCATCCTGGGCATCGGCGGCCCTGAGCTATCCGAACACCATGCGGAGCAGACCGGCCAGATTGTCAGCCAAATGGACCCCGATTACTTCTCCATGCTGACCCTGATGCTCGTCCCGGGCACAAAACTTCACAGTCAATGGCAGTCGGGGGAATTTCAATTGTTGGAACCAGAAGAAATGTTAGCGGAACTGCGCCAGGTTATCGGGCACACAGACGGTCTCACTCAATGTGTATTCCGCACCAATCACGCATCCAATTACTTGCCCCTTAAGGGAACCCTGCCCCAAGATAAAAAACGCCTGCTGCAAACCCTGGACGCCTCGCTGGCACAGGGAAAAGGTGCGCTCCGACCCGAATCCTGGCGGGGGTTGTGA
- a CDS encoding type II toxin-antitoxin system VapC family toxin yields MNVVDSSGWLEYLAGERNKDFFAPPIRDVGKLIVPTICMYEVFKRFLNQRNEEDALMAIGIMSLGNAVQLTREIAIDAAQISAETKLAMTDSIILATVRAHTAMLWTQDKDFEGMEGVRYVEKVG; encoded by the coding sequence ATGAATGTAGTCGATTCTTCGGGTTGGCTAGAATATCTGGCTGGGGAACGGAATAAGGATTTCTTTGCCCCGCCCATTCGCGATGTTGGGAAGTTGATTGTGCCGACGATTTGCATGTATGAGGTATTCAAACGGTTTCTCAATCAACGAAATGAAGAAGATGCACTGATGGCAATAGGGATCATGTCGCTTGGAAATGCAGTCCAATTGACTCGCGAGATCGCAATTGATGCAGCACAAATCTCTGCAGAAACAAAATTGGCGATGACTGATAGCATCATTTTGGCCACAGTACGCGCCCACACAGCCATGTTATGGACTCAGGACAAGGATTTCGAAGGTATGGAGGGGGTACGCTATGTGGAGAAAGTGGGATAG
- a CDS encoding AbrB/MazE/SpoVT family DNA-binding domain-containing protein, which produces MDAVTISSKYQVVIPRPIREQFKLKPGQKIMFIPYNDTLRVAIVPPIAEAEGMFKGIDTDPQREKVDREI; this is translated from the coding sequence ATGGACGCAGTAACGATTTCATCTAAATATCAGGTTGTGATACCTCGGCCCATTCGCGAACAATTCAAACTCAAGCCGGGGCAGAAAATCATGTTTATTCCCTACAATGACACACTCCGCGTGGCTATTGTTCCGCCGATTGCAGAAGCTGAAGGGATGTTCAAAGGTATTGATACTGATCCCCAACGCGAAAAGGTAGACCGGGAGATATGA
- a CDS encoding carbon-nitrogen hydrolase family protein — MTSGHASVKVAVVQAAPILFEREATVTKTCQFIREAASQGTKFVLFPEALIPAYPRGLSFGMVVGSRKPEGRYLWQTYWDNAVEIPSPATDALGSAVREAGVYMAIGVIERDTQFGGGTLYCTLLYFGPDGKIIGKHRKLKPTGAERLIWGEGDGSTLSVLSTGIGKIGGLICWENYMPMARMTLYSKGVEIYLAPTADSRETWQATLRHIACEGRCFVLGCNQYVTKAMYPTDLRDHSELSAQPEVMCRGGSVIVSPLGEIIAGPLYDQEGILYADLDMGEIVRAKLDFDVVGHYSRPDIFQLKVNEQVLEPVHAKNA; from the coding sequence ATGACCAGCGGACACGCCTCCGTAAAAGTTGCTGTAGTACAAGCAGCCCCTATTCTGTTTGAGCGAGAAGCCACAGTTACAAAAACTTGTCAGTTCATTCGTGAAGCCGCGTCACAGGGCACTAAATTCGTGCTTTTTCCAGAAGCATTGATTCCCGCATATCCGCGTGGATTGAGTTTTGGAATGGTCGTTGGCAGTCGAAAGCCAGAAGGCCGATACTTGTGGCAAACATACTGGGATAATGCCGTTGAAATCCCCAGCCCAGCTACAGATGCTTTGGGATCAGCAGTTCGTGAAGCCGGAGTATACATGGCAATCGGCGTTATTGAGCGAGATACCCAATTTGGAGGCGGAACACTCTATTGCACGTTGCTTTATTTTGGCCCTGATGGAAAAATCATCGGTAAGCATCGAAAGCTAAAACCCACCGGTGCTGAACGGTTGATATGGGGTGAAGGGGATGGTAGTACGTTATCTGTGCTATCAACAGGAATCGGGAAAATTGGCGGGTTGATATGCTGGGAAAATTATATGCCCATGGCGCGCATGACCTTGTATAGCAAAGGGGTGGAAATATATCTGGCCCCAACCGCGGATTCGCGTGAGACATGGCAAGCCACGCTGCGTCACATTGCCTGTGAGGGGCGCTGCTTTGTCCTGGGCTGCAATCAGTATGTGACAAAAGCTATGTATCCAACCGACTTGCGGGATCATTCAGAACTGTCCGCTCAACCCGAAGTCATGTGCCGTGGCGGCAGCGTTATCGTTTCGCCACTTGGCGAAATCATCGCTGGCCCGCTATATGATCAGGAAGGTATTTTGTATGCCGATCTGGACATGGGGGAAATCGTGAGAGCCAAACTTGATTTTGATGTGGTCGGACATTATTCCCGGCCTGATATATTTCAACTGAAAGTGAATGAGCAAGTGCTGGAACCCGTGCATGCAAAAAACGCCTAG